The sequence GACACCAGCACTATCTCAATGCCCTGATTCAGCATGGAAGCCATCTGCTCAACCCAGTCAGCAATTGCCCGACGATCCAGCCCCCGACCACCGTCAGTCAGTAGTGCACTGCCGATTTTAATCACCCAGCGGCGGGCACTGACCACATAACGATCCCGATTGTCCACGTGATTATCACCACCGCTGACACTGCCTGAACTCATTGCTTTACTGCTCTCTCTTTATTTGTCTTTTGTGGCTATATCAGCCACACACCGTCACTCTTTGACGTAGACAACCTCAACATCATGGTCATCATCGTCGCTATCGTCATCCTGGAAGCCACCCGAACGATCGGCGATGCGCTGCTGTCGTAGCGCCTCGATTCTCTCACGGGCTTCCTGCTGCATACGATTTTGTATTTCGCTTTCACGCTGAACAACTTCCGGATCCCTTTGCTCCAGCTCCCAGCACTCTTCAAGGTACTCAAGAATTTTCTGGCAGAGCACGTCACAACCCTCGCCATTAATAGCTGAAATACGAAACACCGGTCCCGTCCACTGTAGCTGCTTCACCACTTCGTCACACAGCCGGTCAGATTCCTCGCCGGGCAACATATCAAGTTTGTTGAGCACCAGCCAGCGATCCCGCTCGTAGAGGGTCGGACTAAAATCAACCAGCTCCTGTTCAATTACCGAGACATTTTCAGCCGGGGTTGAACCATCAAAAGGCATCATATCGACAATGTGGAGCAACAGCCGGGTGCGAGTCAGGTGTTTTAAAAACCGGATGCCCAGCCCCGCGCCTTCTGAGGCCCCTTCCACCAGACCGGGAATGTCTGCTATCACAAATCCGCGGTACGGCTGCACTCTGACCACACCCAGATTTGGCACCAGAGTGGTAAAAGGATAATCCGCCACTTTTGGCCTGGCGGCAGATACAGCACGTATAAAAGTGGATTTTCCGGCATTGGGCAACCCGACCAACCCCACATCTGCCAGCACTTTCAGCTCAAGACGCAGATTGCGAAACTCTCCTTCGCTTCCCGGAGAAGTCTGTCGGGGCGCCCTGTTGGTACTGGACTTATAGCGGGTATTGCCCAAGCCGTGAAAACCACCCTGTGCCACCTTGAGCTGCTGGCCCGGCTCCGTAAGATCGCCCAATACTTCGTCGGTATCCTCATCAATAACGGTGGTACCAACCGGCACATTCAGAATCAGATCGGCACCACTCCTGCCCGTACAATTGCGTCCCTGACCCTGCTCGCCATTCTCTGCCTGATAGGCTCGCTGATAACGGTAATCAACCAGCGTATTGAGACTGTCATCCGCTTCCAGTAAAACACTGCCGCCATCGCCACCATCACCACCATCGGGGCCACCCTTTGCGATATATTTCTCGCGACGGAAACTCAGGCAGCCATTGCCACCCTTGCCTGCCTGAACCCGAATCGGTGCTTCGTCAACAAATTTCATAATGCGCCAGTCTAAACAATAATCCTAATTTTCAGTATGCCGGTATTACTCAGCAAGCATACAACCAAATACTGTCGATAAACCACTGATGTCGAAGGTGCTGAAAAAACACGCATACGAAAAAGCCCCGCGCCAGGCGGGGCTTTTCAGGAACTGAAAAGTTCGCTCAGGCGCTGACTACATCAACAAATTTGCGGTTTTTTGGCCCACGCACTGTGAACCTGACTTCACCTTCTGCCGTTGCAAACAAAGTGTGGTCACGGCCAATCTGGACATTATTTCCAGCATGGAAACGTGTGCCACGCTGACGAACAATGATATTGCCGGCACGAACCTGCTCACCACCAAAGCATTTCACACCAAGGCGTTTGCTTTCCGAGTCGCGCCCGTTACGAGTACTACCACCAGCTTTCTTGTGAGCCATGACGCTCTCCTTTAACTATTCGTTTCTACTTTACTATAACAGTCAGACTGTAAATCAACCGGCACTAATACCGGTGATTTTGACCTCAGTGAACCACTGACGGTGCCCCATCTGCTTGCGATGATGCTTGCGGCGGTTGAATTTAATAATTCGAACCTTGTCACCGCGACCATGACTCACCACTTCAGCAGACACCTTGCCGCCATCAACATAGGGCGCGCCTACCTTAACGTCGCCATTATCGGCAACCAACAATACTTTATCGAAATCGATACTTTCACCAGTAGCCGCTTCCAACTTCTCAAGCTTCAGGACTTCGCCTTCCTGAACCCGATGCTGTTTACCACCACTTTCAATAACCGCGTACATATTTTGCTCCGTTTACACCCTGAAACCACGACTGCCTAAATAAAGTTAAATAAGCACTCAAATGGCCGGTTTTGCGAGGGCGGCAATTCTAAGGGAAACAGGGGGCCACCGCAAGAGGAAAATAGAGCTGATTTACAGCTTGGTAAGCAATGGGCACACAGGGGCTTTCTTGACACTACCTCACTCAACCCATAGGATGCCTGCGCATTTTCAACATCAGTCTGATGATCAGGATATACGCGGACATGCTCGCCTTCCACCAAGTTGTTAAAACCGAGTTTGAAGAGGTTAATCAGCTCATCATTAACCAGCTCCACTCTGACGTGGGACTGGTGGAAAATATCGGCCAATATATTGTTGATGCCGGTGGCAAGCGCTTGCGGCCTTTACTCGTGCTTCTGGCCAGCAAGGCGTGCGATTATGAAGGGAGCCAAAACCGTGATCTGGCCGCCATCATTGAGTTTATCCATACTGCAACCTTGTTGCACGACGATGTTGTCGATACTTCCGATCTACGCCGAGGAAGAGCCACGGCAAACGCCAAATGGGGCAACGCCCCCAGTGTACTGGTGGGTGACTTTCTGTATTCCCGCGCTTTCCAGATGCTGGTCTCTATTGGCAGCATGCCAATTATGGAGATTATTGCCGATGCCACCAACACGATATCCGAAGGAGAAGTGCAGCAGTTGATCAATGCAGGCAACCCCGACACCTCGGAAGAGTCCTACAACGAGGTGATTTACAAGAAAACTGCCCGCCTCTTTGAGGCGGCCAGTCACGCCGGCGCCATTCTGGCGGACACAACCGTCCAGCAGCAGGATCAGCTGCGTCGTTATGGTTATCACCTGGGAATGGCTTTTCAGCTGATGGATGACGTGCTGGACTATCGGGGCAACACAGAGGAAATGGGTAAAAACATAGGTGATGATTTGTCCGAGGGAAAACCAACCCTGCCGCTTATCTATGTAATGAAAAATGGCAAAAACTCTGATGCCACACTGATACAAGACGCTATCAAACAGTGTCGCACAGATCGACTGGCAGAAATCATCGACATTCTGACCACCAGCGGGGCCCTGGACTACACGACCGAATGCGCCCGGCAACACGCAGACAAAGCGGCCGATTGTTTGTCTTTATTACCCGATTCAGCATACCGCCAAGCCATGGTAGATCTGGCGCATTTCGCTACCAGCAGAAATCACTGACTTTTGTTGATACAGGCCACCCCCCCGGTCCCCCTCCATTTTCTACTCAGACAAAATCTGACCCATCAATAAATGACTTTTACATTGAAATATGCTTGAATCGCCGGTCCTAAAATTGGGCCGCTTTTATTTACTTAAAATATTCGGTCAAAGTAGAGATAAAACAACTAAGGGAGAGCCTTCGTGATTATCGGAATTCCACTTGAACTCAAACCTGGTGAACGGCGTGTTGCCATGATCCCGGCCAACATTAAAACCTGGTCAGAAAAAGGCGTTGAGTTTTTAGTTCAGGCTGGTGCAGGCGCAGAAGCCGGCCACCTGGACAAAGACTATGAAGAGGCAGGAGCCAAAATTGTCACGGATCGCGCAGCCATATTTGCCAAGGCAGACATTATTCTTCAGGTCCAGTCCTTTGGCGCCAACAATGTCAACAGCGCCCCGGATCTGGCACTATTGCGCCCCGGTCAACTAATCGCTGGCATGATGGACCCGCTGGCTTCTCCGGAAACCGCGCAACAACTGGCGGACAAGAATGTAACCGCCGTCGCCATGGAACTGGTACCCCGTATCAGCCGGGCTCAGGATATGGATGTACTGTCGTCCATGGCGACACTTGCCGGTTATAAAGCTGTACTCCTGGCTGCTTCGGAGCTGCCTCGTATTATGCCGATGCTGATGACCGCAGCGGGAACGCTGCAGCCTGCTCGCGTCCTCATTATGGGTGCTGGCGTGGCAGGCCTTCAAGCCTGTGCAACAGCCAAACGATTGGGTGCTGTTGTGGAAGCCTACGACGTGCGCGCCGCTGCCCGCGAGCAAATCATCTCCGTGGGAGCAAAGCCCATTGAACTGGACCTGGAAACAGAGGGCGCTGAAGGAAGTGGTGGCTACGCTGCCCAGCAGAGCGAGGCGTTTTTGCAACGGCAACGTGAACTCATGAATGAAGTGGTGGCGCCCCAGGACATAGTGATCACGACCGCTGCTGTACCCGGCGCAAAATCACCCATACTGGTGACTAACGAGATGCTCAACAGCATGAAGCCAGGCTCGGTAATCATCGATCTGGCAGCCGAGCGTGGTGGCAACTGCGAACTCACCAAACTGGGCGAGCGTGTGGAACACAATGGCGTCACCATTCTAGGGCCCGAAAATGTGCCTTCCACTATTCCCGGACATGCCAGTCAAATGTACAGCAAAAATATTGACGTACTGCTGAGTCACATTATTGACGAAAACAATAATCTGGTACTGGATTTTGAAGACGATATTATTGCCGGCACTGTCGCCACACATGGCGGCGAAATCCCTCACGCAATGATTCGCAACAAACTCGGCCTGCCTGAGCTGGAAACGCCTGCTCCAGCAGAGCCAGAACAACAACCTGCGGCAGAAGAAGACAGCAGCTCTTCCGCCGAAACTAAGGAATAAGGGGAGAAGACCTGATGGAAACACTCGTTCTTTTGCTGGCCTTGTTTGTCCTTTCGCTTTTTTTGGGCGTGGAATTAATCACCAAGGTTCCACCAACACTGCACACGCCGTTGATGTCTGGAACCAACGCCATTTCCGGTATTACACTGGTTGGAGCCTTGCTCGCAGCAGGGTCTGACGGCCACTCAACTTTGGTTAACATTCTGGGCTTTCTAGCGGTAACGCTGGCAACCTTGAACGTGGTAGGCGGTTATCTGGTAACCAACCGCATGCTGGCGATGTTTAAGAGGAAGTAAACCATGAGTGCATCTATTGTAAATCTGGTCTACCTGACCGCCGCGGTGCTCTTTATTCTGGGCATCAAAGGACTTTCAAAACCAAAAACTGCAGTGCGCGGCAATCTATTGTCCGCAACCGGCATGCTGGTAGCCATCGTGATTACTCTGCTCGACAACAGTATCGTTAATTTCGAATACATCATCGCCGGCGTTGTCGTCGGGTCTGTTGTTGGTGCATTGATGGCACTGAGAGTGCAGATGACATCCATACCGCAGATGGTCGCACTGCTTAACGGCTTCGGCGGTGGCGCTTCACTGTCAATTGCACTGGCCGAATACTATGCAAAAACCGGCGGTATGGCTGACCTGGCCGCCAAACTATCAGTCAATCCGTTTGGTTCCGGTGCTGAAGCCACTGTCGCCGTGGTCTCAATCGGGCTGACAGTCTTAATTGGCGCCGTTACATTGACAGGCAGCCTGGTTGCCTTTGCCAAATTGCAGGAACTGATGAAGAAAGACCGCGGTCTGCCGGGCGGCCCGATTGGCAACGCCCTGCTGCTGTTAATTGGTCTGGGAGCGATTATTGCCCTCTGCATCAACCCAGCAAACAGCACATTGATGATCATCATTGTCATTGTGGCGCTTTTGCTTGGCCTGTCACTGGTAATGCCTATCGGCGGCGCCGACATGCCGGTTGTGATTGCCCTGCTGAACTCCTATTCAGGTATTGCCGCAGCACTTGCCGGTTTTATCCTGGGCAATACGGTACTGATTGTAGCCGGTTCGCTAGTCGGCACATCAGGACTGATATTGACCAAAATCATGTGCGTTGCCATGAACCGTTCATTGGCCAATGTACTGTTCGGAAAAATGGCCGAAGGTGGCGAAGTCGCCAGCGCTGACGAAGTTTATGGCGGTAAGGTGAAGAGTTCTGGTGCTGAAGAAGTCGCCATGATGCTGGAAACGGCTAAACGCGTTGTTATTGTGCCGGGCTTTGGCATGGCAATGGCGCAGGCGCAACATGCCGTACGCGAGTTAATGGATGTACTCGAGAGTCGTGGCACCGAAGTTGAGTATGCTATCCACCCTGTTGCCGGACGTATGCCAGGGCACATGAATGTGTTGCTGGCCGAAGCCGAAGTACCCTACGACAAGCTGGTGGAAATGGAGCGTATCAACCCCACGTTTGAAGACACTGATGTCGCAATTGTCATTGGCGCCAATGACGTCACCAACCCGATGGCCAGGGAAGATAAAGGCAGCCCCATTTACGGTATGCCAATCCTCAATGTAGATAAGGCAAAAACCGTGATTGTTATCAAGCGCAGTCTTTCACCCGGTTTCGCCGGTTTGCCAAACCCGTTATTTGCCATGGATAATACCTACATGGTTTATGGCGATGGCAAGAAGGCCGTTATCGACATTACTGCGGCACTTGATATGGCCTGATTCTGTTTAAACAGCAGATAAAAACCTTAAAAAACCCTGCAACTGCAGGGTTTTTTGCCATTATCCCAAACCAATTAATTACTGATAATCGACATCGAATACGCTAGAATGCCCGTTCTATGCATCGCTGGTGACAGACTGTCTCTGGCATTGATTTAAGGTGGTATGCTCTATGACAGAGTTTGTTCCGCAGTCGCAGAACGCCTACAACTATGATGAAATTCTGGCCTGTTCGCGTGGCGACTTATTCGGACCGGGCAACGCCAAACTGCCTGCTCCAAATATGTTAATGGTTGACCGTATTACACGCATTCACGCAGAAGAAGGCCATTTCGGTAAAGGACTGATAACCGCCGAGTTGGATATTCGCCCTGATTTATGGTTTTTTGACTGCCACTTCCCCGGCGATCCGGTAATGCCAGGCTGTTTGGGGTTGGACGCCATGTGGCAGCTCAGCGGTTTTTTCCTTGCCTGGAAAGGCAATCCCGGTCGGGGTCGGGCACTGGGGTCCGGTGAGGTCAAGTTTTTTGGTCAGATTCTGCCAAGTGCAAAACTGGTGACCTTCCGTCTGGATATCAAGCGGATTATCGAACGCAAGCTAAAGATGGTCATCGCTGACGGCAGTGTGAGCGTTGACGGGCGGGAAATATACACCGCCGCAGATTTACGCGTCGGACTATTTGAATCCACTGACGATTTTTAATCGCCCTGTCATCCAGAGCAGCTACAATAAAAAAACAGGCAAATAAAAGAGTCCATTTGATCTTTTAAACATCAGCAAGAGGTATGCTATGAGACGTGCAGTCATTACTGGTATGGGAATTATTTCCCCTCTCGGAAACGACAAAGAAACAGTAACCGAATCCCTCCGGGAAGGTAAATCCGGCATTGTATTTCGTGAGGATTTCGCGGAAATGGGATTGCGCTGCAATGTAGCGGGCTCTCTGGATATCGACCCCAAAGATCATATTGATCGTAAAATCATCCGTTTTATGGGACCTTCTGCCGCTTATGGCTATATGTCCATGGAACGTGCCATCGCCGATTCGGGACTGACCGATGACATGGTATCCAACCCACGCAGCGGGATCGTTATGGCTTCGGGTGGTGTTTCCGGTGAAATGTTTACCGAATCCATTGATGTCATGCGCGAGCGCGGTATCAAACGCGCAGGGCCTTACCGCGTCACGCAGGTCATGGCCAGCACTGTTTCAGCCTGCCTGGCGACGCCATTCAAAATCAAAGGCGTCAACTACTCTATCGCTTCCGCCTGTGCCACCAGCGCACACTGTATCGGGCATGCTGTCGAGCTTATCCAGATGGGCAAACAAGATGTGGTTTTCGCAGGTGGCGCAGAAGAAATGCACTGGTCCATGGCCGGTATGTTCGACGCTATGGGCGCTCTTTCAAGCAAATACAACGATAACCCCAAGATCGCTTCACGTACTTACGACGCAGACCGCGATGGCTTCGTACCCGGTGTTGGCGCGGGCTGTGTTGTTGTTGAAGAGTTGGAGCACGCGCTGGCACGCGGCGCCAGAATTTATGCTGAAATTGTCGGCTATGGCGCCACATCTGACGGCTACGACATGGTGGCTCCATCCGGAGAAGGGGCTGTTCGCTGCATGAACATGGCCCTGGAAACCACCGAAGGCAGTATCGATTACATCAACACGCATGGCACAAGCACACCCGTCGGAGATATCCAGGAACTGAAAGGTATTCGTGAAGTATTTGGCAGCAATGCTCCACCCATCGCCTCAACAAAATCATTATCCGGTCACGGACTTGGAGCTGCCGGGGTACATGAAGCCATTTTTAGCATACTGATGATGGAAAACAATTTTATTGCTGCCTCCGCCAATATCGACAACCTTGATCCGGAAGCCGCTGACTTGCCAATTCTCACCCAGCGCAAGGATAATGCTGATCTAAAGCGCATCATGTCTAACAGCTTCGGATTTGGCGGCACCAACGCCACGCTTGTACTACAAAAACATGAGCCTTAATCGACGTTAAAACATATACTTATGCAGTACAAAAAGGCGGCGCTCATTAACAGAGCGCCGCCTTTTTTTTGGCTATCCAATCATCAGGCTACATCAATAGTCCCGGTTTACATTCCTGTCATAACAGTTTGAGCCGACTACCCTTCTATACCTGCGCCAGTGCAACGGACGATTTTGTCTGCCCTTATCGAATGAATCTGATGGAAACCGGTCGCACAGACTGATAAAAAAGACACACTCAAACAAACTAATCGAAAATGCCATAGCAAGCACGGGAAATCAAAATATGAGTATAGAAACCAATAAAAAACTGGTTGCTGACTTTTTTGCGCATTTCAAACGCAAGGACGTGCAGCAAGCACTGGATATGATGACAGAAGATGCCACCTGGTGGATTGGTGGCAAACCCGAACTTTTCCCCATGTGCGGTCTGAAAACCAAAGAAGAAATGGCTGCCATCCTCAACGAACTGGTCCCTGGCACGGAAGACGGCCTGGAGATCAAGCCAAAAAGCATGATCGCCGAAGGGGATAAAGTTGCCTGTGAGGCGGAATCCTATGGCGTTCTGGGTAACGGCCGGGTTTATAACAACGAATATCATTTCCTGGTTGAAATCCGAAACGGCAAAGTCGCTGCAGTCAAGGAATACCTTGACACGATGCATACAGCAGACGTTCTTAAAGGTTAAGGGACAAAACGATGGGCTCCAGCAATTCTCAACGGTTATTGAACACAGAACTTCAGCTGCCTTGCGGCGCGATATTGAAAAACCGGCTGGCCAAAGCCGCCATGACAGAGGGGCTTGCCGACTCAATGAATCGGGTGACCGGGCGTCACTATCGCCTTTATGAGCGCTGGTCCAGCAACCACCTCGGATTGATGATCACCGGGAATGTACAGGTGGATCGCCGACAGCTGGAGCGCCCCGGTAACATTGCCATCGACAACAATGGCGGGCTGGATGAGCTACGCAAACTCGCTGCGATCGGCACTAGGGATGGTGCCCATTTCTGGATGCAGATAAACCACCCGGGGCGTCAAACACCGGCGGGCATTAACCCTCACCCGCTAGCGCCCTCAGCTATATCCCTAAGCAAGGCAGAAGCCGGATGCGGTAAGGCTCAAGCAATGTCACCGGGCGATATAAAAGACGTGATTCGACGTTTTGTTCACACATCCAAAGTTGCACGTGAAACTGGGTTCACAGGCATTCAATTACACGGAGCTCACGGTTATTTGATATCCAACTTTCTCAGTCCGCTGGCCAACCAACGAGAAGACGAATACGGCGGGCCGCTCGAAAACCGGGCGCGAATTCTGCTTGAGATCGTTGAAGAAGTAAGGCTTGCTGTCGGCAAAGATTACCCGATCTCGGTAAAACTGAATTCGGCCGATTTCCAGCGTGGCGGGTTTACTGAAGAGGAATCCATGCAGGTCGTCCAGTGGCTATCCGATGCCGGCATCGACTTGCTGGAAATTTCCGGCGGCAATTACGAACAAATGTCGATGGTGGGCATTGACGAAGACGATTCCGGCCAGCAAAAACGCAAAAAAGCGGCCAGCACTTTAGCGCGGGAAGCCTACTTCCTGGCCTTTGCCCAAAAAGTGCGGCCACTGGTAAATATGCCAATGATGATTACCGGCGGCATGCGCAGTCTGGCGGCAATGGAGGAAGCGCTCCAAACCGGCGCCTGCGAGGTGATCGGCATTGGTCGACCAATGTGCTACGCACCAGACATTAGCGGCGACCTGCTCGGAGCGCAGACTGATGTGGAGCTCCCCGCTATTGAGAAAACACTGGCTATGGCTCGTGATGCTCTCGGCCCCGATGTCGACGACCAGACCTTCAAGACCATCGAATCCTTTGGCATGCTCGGCTGGTTTTGCCTACAGTTACTACTTATCGGCAACGAACAGGAACCGGATGCCGGGATGACCGTATTCGACGCTCTTATCAAATACAAACAAAGTGAAGCCGAGGCTCTGGAGCTCTGGAGCAGGCCCTGATCACAACTGGACGCCCGTTAAGTGAGTTAGCGGGTAGCCAGCCCGGATAAATATTGCTTGGGCGTAATGCCGGTGATTGTTTTAAAGGTAGCCGAGAAATGGGAGGCACTGCTAAAGCCCAGTTGATAGGCCACCTCGGTAACACTCCAGCGTTGTGACCCCAGCAACTCCTTGGCTCGGGCAATACGACGGTTGACAATGAAACGGTGGGGGGGGCAGCCAAATTGTCTGGTAAACTGCTCACAAAACGCTGTGCGCCCCAAACCGGCTATATCGGCCAGTTCGTCAATCTGTAATCGGTCACCCATTCGCCGCTCTATTTCGTCCAGCACGGCCGAAAAGTCGGCACTTCCCGGCTCGACCCTCACCTCTTCCTGCTGTTGCGCCAATTGAACAGGCTCAACCTTGTTATCCGAAACCACATGCAGCAAGTGCCAAGCGAGCGCCTCAAGTACCTTTGCCCGGTAGTGAGAGGCATCAATAGAAGTCACCCTGGAAGCCTTCAGTAAGGTCTGGACACTGGCATGGGTGTAGTCATCGCGAACAGCGAACAGGCAGTGCGGCAAATCGATAAGTCGGCTACCGCTATCACCGAATAAGCTGGTGGCGCTGTCCGGGAAATGCATGGTGGCAAACGTAACCGGTCCCTCGATAAGGTATTCAATGGGCTGACTGCGCGGGACAATTGTAATATCTCCCGGCCTGGAAAATCTCTCGCTGATCCCGTTTTCGGTAAAAATCCGCAACCGTCTGACACCGCCCAAATGGACAGCTAGCGTAACTTCACTCAGACGGGGAATAAGCACCTTCTTCACTGGCTTGAGTCCCCAGCTGTAAAATTTGATGCCTGTACTCGGTCGCCCGGCACATTCCAGTAGCGGCTTGGTCTGACATACTCTTGTATAACCTTCGAAAGCAGGCACACTGGAACTTATTGAGGCTACATTCATTATAGTTATCTCTTGCTTATAGTTCCCAGACAAAACGTCTATTCACCCCGCCTGAATACCAGCCCCCAGAGTCTGCCTCGGACGATTATGTCAATCACTCAGCGAATAATTTTGGTATTACGCAAAGGGTGAAATTGATAAAAATAACCTATTGTACTAAAACAAGCAGAATACAGTAGAAGTCTAATAATGCAAACAGCTGACACTTTACCCCCCCCGAAAACGGTCCCGGACTTACTGGCGACCGCCCGTGAAGCAACTGGATTGTCCGATTTTGGCGATATGCAGTTTCTGGCCGGACTCGAAAACGTCGTAGCGGGCTTTAACAACGAAGCGCAGCTAACAGCCATCGGCGAACAAATGGCCTTTGGTGGGTTGCTGAATTTCCTCATCAATCGTCTGCGCTATATCCGGGATATCAAAGACCACCCCGAGATTCTGGAAGAAGACATCGTTAAGCCGATTATCATCCTTGGCTTGCCCCGAACCGGCACCACCAAACTACAACGAATACTGTCTGCAGACCCGCAGTCACAGCCCATGACCTACTGGCGGATGATGAATCCGGCGCCATTACCGGGCGAAGAACCAGGCAAC is a genomic window of Pseudomonadales bacterium containing:
- a CDS encoding helix-turn-helix transcriptional regulator: MNVASISSSVPAFEGYTRVCQTKPLLECAGRPSTGIKFYSWGLKPVKKVLIPRLSEVTLAVHLGGVRRLRIFTENGISERFSRPGDITIVPRSQPIEYLIEGPVTFATMHFPDSATSLFGDSGSRLIDLPHCLFAVRDDYTHASVQTLLKASRVTSIDASHYRAKVLEALAWHLLHVVSDNKVEPVQLAQQQEEVRVEPGSADFSAVLDEIERRMGDRLQIDELADIAGLGRTAFCEQFTRQFGCPPHRFIVNRRIARAKELLGSQRWSVTEVAYQLGFSSASHFSATFKTITGITPKQYLSGLATR